From bacterium:
GGCAACGGTGTTGGGGTAGTTGTGGCACAAGGTGCAGTCGGCGTAGGCAGTGCCCCAGGTGTAGGATCCCCCGGCGCTGTAAGGCGCGCTCACACCGTCACCCAGGTTGTGGCACTCGTTGGTGCCGCAGGAGCCGAAAGTGCTGTCGTATACGCCGCTGTAGGTAAAGGTCACCGATCCGAGGACGGCAAAGGTGCCGTTGATGTGACCAGGGGAAGGCTCCGTGGTGTTCCAAACCGGCGGTCCCTGATGGCAGTCGGCGCAGCCGACGGTGCGGCCGAATGTGCCAGCAGCGCTGGTGTGGGAAACGTGAGTAAGGCCGGTGTTGTCGCCGGCAGCCGTTACATCAGAGTGGCACACGGCGCACTGGTCCGTGACAGCGGCGTCCCAGGGCGGGGATGTCTTGTTGTCGTGGCACGCTGCCGATGCGCAAGTGCCCCAGATCGCATCTTTATAGGGCAGGGGCGCGGCCTGGCTGTACGTTACCGCCCCTGAGCCGAAGCTGTTTTCGAAGCTCGGGGAGTTATTCCACTGCAGGTTGACTTCGCCGTCGCCATGTCCGTATTCGGTCCCGTTGTCCGGGTGGCACTCGGTGCAGCCGTATCCCCTGCCAGTGACGTGGGTGTCGTGGCGATTGGTATAGCTTGAAACAGGGTGGCAGGTGGCGCAGTCAGCAGCCGGTGGTGTGATCCAGTCGGCCGGGGTAACTGTCTGGTTGTGGCAGGCCAGGTTGGAGCAGGTCATATCCGTGTAACTGTAGGCCCCGCTGGCAAGGTCAGAGGTTGCAGTGGCGGCAGCGACGTCGTGGCGCAGGAAATCACCCGCGAAGTTAAGATCAACCCGCTGGTCCGAACCGGTGTCATCGGAGTGTCCTACCGTTCCTGGTGAGGGGTGGCAGTAGGCGCAGATAGTGATCTGCTCGCTGGGTACAAACCCGGTGAGGGTGGTTCCGAAGCCCAGGTACTGGCCGATAGTCAGGATATGGTTGTCGTGGGCTCCTATCTGGTCGTCGGCGTAGGACACCCAGTTGGTGTTGTTGCCGCTGTTATTATCGGGCCACAGCCGGTCGGCGGACTCGTCTCCGTGACAGTAGGAACAGTTGACCCCTGGTCCCAGGAGCGGGCTCTCTGCAAAGGCCGAAGATACACCCATGACACGGGTATTGTCATGACACGGCTGGCTGCAGCTGCCGGCGGTCGTGTCGTAAGCAAGGTCCACATTGGCGTTGTACTGAAGGTCACCGGACTCGTGATGGGTCCCCCACTGGTAGGTGGTGTCCGCGTAAGCGTAGACGTGGCAGTACCGGCAGTCGTTGTGGGCCCCGTTATTGATGTTGGCTCTGTCGTGGTCCACCGTGATCCCGTCCCGCCAACTGTTCAACTGTCCGTGGCAGACGTCACACCTGGGCGAGGTGAGGCTGGTGGCCAGAGAGTCAGCCGAGCGGTTCCACATCCGGTACCACCGGTTGTTGTCTGCGTGGCACACCGCCGCGCAGGTGTCGTCGGTAGTGTCAGCCAGGGCGTTTAAGCTCACCGCCACACCCACAGAGGTGAAGCTGTATAGGACCGTATCGGGCGTGTTCAGGGCGCCGTTGTAATGCCCGCTGGTGGGCGGTTCGTTGTGACAGTTGGCGCAGCTATAGGCCCCGGCTCCGAAGCTGTCGTCGTGGGCCTCCACAGTGTTGGCGTAAGACGATGTATGCAGGCCGCTGTCCGGATCGCCGGCATTGGGACCTCCTGCCGTGTGGCAGTCGGTGCAGTTGGCCGAGGTGTTCCAGGCCGGAGTCTGCTTGCCGTTGTGACAGCCCAGTTCACCCGGTGTAGAGCAGGTCAGTGTGGAACCGTTCCACGCCAGGCCAGACTGGATGCTGATAACCTTGGTGTCAACGTGACTGCTGACGTTGTAATCGTTCAGGTACTCCCCATCCAGGTCCACCGGGTGACAGCTGCCGCAATCGGCTCCGGGGCCGGTGGGCACGCTGGCAAGGTGAGCCGAGTGAGCGTTAGTGGAAGGCGGGTAATCGTGACAGGAACCGCAAGCTGCGCTGGCAGGACTGCCCCAGGTCGGAGTAGCGTTGTTGCCGCCGAGGGGATTAATCGGAAGGGTAAAGTTACCGTGACAGTAAAGGTTGGCGCACTGCCCGGCACCGCCGGCGGCATAGGTACCTGCCGAAGCGTTGAAACTGTTGAAATCAACGTTGTTCAATAAATTAGCATGCACCGTTTGGTCGTTGACCTCAGCCAGGTCGTTGTCGTTATCGTCAACCGCGGAATGGCAAAGTCCGCAGTCGAAACCGTACTGGCCTGAAGCGGTGCCCACATGTGTAAGATGGCTGCCCTGGGCTATGACCCCCTGAAGCGGATCCTTGGCCAGGTGACAGGTACCGCAATCGCCCGTTGCGGGATCGCCCCAGTCAGGGGTCGTGTCTATACCCAGGGCCGCGGCATCAAGGGCAACTCCGTGGCAGGCCACATCGAGACATGTACCGGGGGTATCCCCGACCTGTCTGGTACCTCCCCGGGTGGTGGCGTTATAGGCTGCAGTGCCTCCAAAAGTGGCGGCGATGGCAACGTCGGTATAGGTGTCGATATGGGTCGGTGAAGGGTCGTCTTGACCGGAGACCATATCCTGCACATCCGGGTGACAATCGGTACAGGTGAAAACGTAGTTGTTCCCCGTGCCCCCAACGTGCTTCGTGTGGCTTCCGGTGCCCTGGGAACTGGTCACACTGTGGCACTTTCCACAGGTCCCGGTACTGCTGTCTCCCCAGTTCGGATTATTACTGTAAACGTTGGCAGAACCACCGGTGACCGACAGCTCTCCGTGGCAATACAGGTTGGAGCAGGTACCCGCGTTGGGCGCCCCCTTGGTGTAGTTCCACAGGCTTGTCCCGTCGAAATCGCTCAGGGTCAGGTTCACGTCCACGGCGTTGGATATGTTAACGGACCCGACGGAGGCATATGTAGTGGTGTCGATCACCCCCGCAATATCCTTATGGGAGTTGTTCAGGTGACAGTTGTCGCATGAGTTTGTCCCGTACTTGTCCAGGTGAAGGGTGTGCTGGCCGCTTTCAGGGGGGTAACTGTGGCACTGGTCGCAGGTGGCTACAAAACCGTTTTCGTGAACGTGGCACTCCCTGCAGTCCGTTTCCCTGCGCTCGCCGTGCTGGCCGCTGGCCTCACCGCCGAAGTTGTTCTTGGTGGGAGCGCCATCGGTGCCCGGGTCGTAGTGGCAGGTGGCACAGACGTCGGTGGTACCGGCAGAAGTTGCCGGTGAGCTGGTTTCGGCAGGGTCGTTCACACTGGAAATATCATCAAAGGAGTTCGTTCCCGTAACGTCCAGGAACACGACGCCGTGGGTCTGATCAGGGCTTGTGGCTGTGTTGGAAACGTTCCCCTTGATCATGTAGATATTGGAGGGATCACTGTGGGCATCGTGGCAATTGTCGCATCCCAGGGAGAAGGGCCCTTCCCGGTAAGAACCGGTGGCGACCCACATGTTGTTGTGGGTAATAACAGCCTGTCCCGGAGATCCGTCGTGGCAAGCAGTGCACCACGTATTGACATCGGAGGTTGAAGTCGAACCGACCGCTGTGCCGTCGATGCTGTCCAGGGGTCTGGGCAGGTTGCCAATCGATCCAGGCAAGCCGTCCACGTGGGGTTTATTCCAGTCGTGGCAGTCCACACAATCGAGCGCCGGCGCGTTCCCGCTCCAGGGGAGACCCAGAACGTTGCCGTGGCCGCGGTCCACAAAACCGGTGGCCGCATCGTGGGCCGTGATGCCGCCGATGATGGCAGCGCCGTCGGCATCAGCCTCGTGGCATGACTCGCAGGTCACGCCGGAGTTGTAGTTGCCGTAAACGGCGGAGGTCCAGCTGTTTTTGGCGATGGCCGCGTCGGTGACTCCGCCGTGGCAGTCCCGGCACACGGTGGTGGTGCTCTTGACAGCCGTGTCGGCGAAATCCACCTTGCCATCGGCGTGCTGGGGGTCGATATCGGAGGTGTGGCAATCAGAGCATGTAATTCCCGGTCCGTTTGGATACGTGACCGAATCGATATGAACCGCGTGGGACCCTGATATGAGTGAGGTCCCGATATCGTGACAGTCACCACAGGCAACGGACCCGCCCCATACAGCTGAGGAATACCCGACGGTGCCGCTGTATGCCTCCCTGGAACCGGCTCCGTTGGAGTGGCATGCCACCTGGCACGATTTGGCCGAATCGCTGTAAGACCCGGAGGCCGTGGTCCCGTCAAACAGAACATCGATGCTGCCGTCCACATGACGCACCTGGTTGAATATGGTGTACCCGTCTGAAGCGTCTGTGTCCCTGATAGTGTCGTAGTGGCACACCGAACAGTTGTACCTGCCGTGCTTCGTTGTATCGAGGTGGCTGTTGGCTTTGGTAACGGTCAGGGCGCTTCCTGTTGTGTAGGTCGAAGCGGCCGTTCCACCGTTGGCGTAATCGGGCGCGCCGAAAAAAGTGTCACCGGAATTATCGGAACGGATGTAACCGTGACACCCCTCACAATCAAGTGTCGTGGACAGGTTGTCGTCCCAGGCCTGTTCGGCAACGACGGCCTCATTGTATCGGTTGGCCCCCTGCCCGTCTCCATGGCAATAAAGGTTCAGGCACACATTGGGAAACGAGGCCGAGATGGAGTAGGAGGGGCTGTACTTGTTGGGACCTTCGGCCAGAACGTTAGGGTTACCCGGTTGACCGGCCGAGTCGAAAATAACGTTACGGAAGGTCTCAGGGTTGATTGTATTGGTGTTGTGATAGTTGGAATTGGTCTCCCGTAGATGGCACATGGCACAGTCAAAATCGTATCCGGCTGGAACAGGAGCGGCGTGGATCGCATGGGGAGTCTTGTCTTCCGCCTTGAAATGGGTGGTGGCTGAGTAGCTTCTGGTGTCGGCAAAAGCGTACCCGGCGGGGCCGCCGCCGTAGTTGGCCACAGGCGGCTGGCCGTGACAGGTGGTGCAGGAATCGGAGGCCCGGAAAGAGCCGCCCGTGTCGTTGTGTATATGGCAGGTTTCGCAGCCGCTGGTAATACCCGTACCGCCCGTGTGTTTGGGACCGCCCAAAGTGGTGTTCATCAGATTGGAAATGGGGCCGGGTCCGCCGATGACGCTATGACAGTCCTCGTTATCGCAGACAGCGTTACTGTAAACACCATCCTGCCAGTAGGTGGTTGAATCGTAATAAGCGCCTGTTGTTTCAAAGTAGAGGCTGCCCACGGGAGCGGAGACCGGAGCTGCGCGACGAACCATGGCGATGTTGGCCTCGACGCCGTAACCGTGAGGGTCGTGGCAATCCAGGCAGCCCACATTCACCGTGTCGGTGGAGTGGGCTGCTTTCTCCCCGTGGCAGTTGGAGCTGACGCAGTTGGAGAGGACCGACTTGGCCGGCTGGGAGATGTCGGAATCGTTGGTGTCCTCCACAAAGTTCAACCTTGTGCCTGTGGCTGAACCGTCGGGGTTGAAGTGGGGTGTGGCCGAATTGTGGCAGTCGGTACAGGTCACGCTGTTGGTGGCCTGGAACTTCCCGTGGCCGGCCGAATAGTAGTCGCTGCCGGCGCGGTTGGCCGGCGGATCATCGAAGACATGGCAGATGCCGCAATCATCCTGGGACACAGGATCACCAGCAGGGTTCTTGTCGATTGTGAGGAGGTCGACGTTGTCGCTGGCGTTGTGAGGAGAATGGCAGCCGGTGAGGGAGCCTTCGTCGAGACAACCGGCCACCGTGGCAGCAACACTGTTTCCAAACTCCAGGGAAAGTTCACTGGAAATAGTACCGTGGGCCACTTTACCTGACGGATATCCTTCCGTCTGAGCGATATCGTGGCACCTCTCGACGCAAAAGGTGTTTCCTCCTGAATTGTCAGGTGTCAGGGGCGTCGCCCCAATGGAGGGATAAGTGTCCGCAACATCCAGAGCTCCCGTACCCTGGGTCCACCCCCAGGCGCCGGCATCCACTCCGTGGATATTGGGATTGAGGGCGTTCCCCCCTCCACTCACGTAAGTAGTTGTGGCTGTCGTGTGGCAATCGAGGCATTTGAGATCCATTTCAATGCTGCCCGTGCTCGAGGTGAGGTAGTTGACAGGGTGCCTGGAAATGGAGAGACTCGAAAAGTGGTTCTTGATCCCCACCATGTTGGTGCGGATCGAATCGCTGTCGTGGCAGTATACACAGGGGACCGGCTCACCCGGGTTCCATGGGTCGTCGGGATTGCCCTGGATCTCAACGATACGCAGGTCTTTTTTCAGCAGCCTTGTGTTGGCAACGACTGAATCAACATTCCCGCCCACCGAATGACAGTCGCTGCATCCGGATTCGATCAGTTTGTGAGCAGCGAAGGAAGGGACAGGGAAAGCAAGACACACCACGGCAAAAGCAAGGCAGATCAACCCTGCCCAACTCGGCCATTTTAACTGTAATCCACGGAACCCTGACAAAATTGTTAAAGCTCCCTTCACAAAACAACCTTAATCTCTAAAACCTTAAACCTGTCGGTGTAAACAACCGACACTCAACTCCCCTGATATCTTTACAACAGTCTGCCTAAAAGATTTACACGGTTAAACAAAACAACCAGCTGCTACAACAATCACTTAATTAGTGGCACGCCATGCAGATCTCGTCATCCTCATACTGCAAACGGTTCATCCTGTTGGCTGGAATACCTGTCAGTGTGTTCGCTGAACCGCAGTCCTCACCAGAGACAAACAGGTCCGTTCCATGGGGGTTGTGGCACGTAACACAGGTGATCAGATCGGCAGCCGCATTATTGAAACTGTCCCCCACCTGCTTCGTTAGAGGGTCGTCCAATGGCAGGAACGGCTCATCATCGTTGGTGCCATTAGTGCAGGTGGTCCCGGCCCCCCAGTATCCCCAGTGATCCACGTAGCGATCGATGTGCAGCCCCACCAGGTCCGTCCGCCCGGCAGGATCGTAGGCCGGCGTGCTGGTGGACGAACCGGTCTCCAGCAGGATCTCGGCCGTTGCAACGGAACTCATATCCACCCTGGTGGGGTTTGTTATGGGCCAATGGTCGCTGGGGTGCTTGGTGGCAGCAAGGAAACCGGGTGTACTGCCAGACAATACTTTGGGATGACAATCAGTCTGGGTGCAAAGGTTCGTCAAGGGGCCTTCGACGGCCCGGGCATTCGGCAGGTTATTGTTCAATGCATTATCGGAAACCCGGTAGGGGTTAGTATTTTGCACCGGGAAGTGTTCCTGGGATTCGTCGTGACAAGCCACACAGCCGAGAGGAACCTGAGAACCCGGAGCGGAATCATGGAACCATGGGTGAGCCAGATCATTTGTCGTACCGATCCTGGTGTCACCGTGCCCACCCTGGCTGAAACCGCTGATGGGCCCTCTGTAGTTGGCCGCGGCGTTGGTGGCCTGGTAAAGGGTTCCGGAGGTGGCGGGAAGCTGGAAGGATGACGGCACCATGTTGTGGCAGAAGAAACAGACGTGGTTGTAGGTGGTGGAGTCGGCCGCGTCAAACCAGGACAAGGTTCCGTCACCGTCAGATGAACCCACCTCGTTCCCGTGGCAGCGGACCTGGCATGTCACGTTGGTCTGATAATCGGTTACGATGGACAGTCCCCCCGTACCCCACGTTGAACCGTACCAGGAGGGCTTTGTCGTTCCATAGCCGGCATTGCCAAGCAGCGTGATATTGGCAGACAGAACTGTTTCCCCGCCTTCAGCATGACCAAAGTTGTCACTCTGTTCAGCCCCCAAACCGTGACAGACGTCACAGGAGATCTCAAGACCGCCTGCCGCCTGGGTCAGGGCGTGCTTTCCATGGGCCCCCGTGGTGGGCGGATAATTGTGGCAGGCGCCGCAGTTGGCGCTCTTGACGTTGTTGTGGATATGGCAGCTGGCGCAGGCGGGCTGGTTGTCATCCTTGGCGTGGTAAACCAGGTTCGGCGGCGGGAAGGCGGTGGATCCCCCGGGTGTAGACGCCGTGCGGATCTGGATCCCGTAAATAGTGGTTCTGCTGGTCCAGTCCACTACGAGGGGAGCGATCCCTCCCGTGGGTCCCGGGTTCTGGCTCTCGTCCCAGTCGCCGGTCCCGTGGCAATACTGGCACATCCTTCTCCCGTCACCAACTCCGCCGGCACCGTTCCGGGTAAACTCACTGGCTTCGATCTTGGCGCTGAAATAGGATTCGGAGGACCGGTTCACCACGACTCCTTCACCGGTATATATGTCCCTTCTGAAAAACACCTCATCCGGGGGAGAACTGCTTAAGGTGGATTCCTTGATATGAGGATCGTGGCAAAGCTCGCAGGGCAGTTTGTCCCCGACACTTATTTTATAGAGAAGGTTACCGTCCGGATCCCGTGCCTCGTAATTATCATTAACTGAACTGCCGTCATTGTTCATGGAGGACTGGACGTAGTGGCCGCCGGCAACATTGTCCGGATCATCGGGGCTGGTAATGATTGAATTCATACTCGGAGCCTGGGTGCCGGCATCCGGCTGCTCACCTGTGGGCAGTTCGTAGTATCCTACGTTGCCGCCAGCCACATCCCGGTCACGGCCAAAAGCTATATCCTGGGGGTCGGGGTTGAAATGACTATCATCAGGACCGTCCCTTCGCGCATCCCCGCCGTGACAGTCATAGCAAAAAACGGTGTTGCCAACCAGATAGTTTGGTCCGCCCACAGGGTCAGAATCGGTTGCAAGATCTCTCTTCTGGTAGTATTGCGCCAGATCGTTTGTCAGATCCCTTTTCCAGAGAACATAGCCTGTAAAGTAGTGACCTGACGAACTTCCGGCATAGGAGGCGGTTGTTTCGTCCGGATAGTGCAGATCGTGGCAAGAAGAACACACTCCGTCGGATCCGATGGGGGCAGATGAAAAGTCGTGGAGGGAAATCTCAACGTCACTTACATCTTTCGCGAAAGTAGCCCAGGAAGGGGGGGCTCCGCTATGGCAATCAAGGCAAAGATCCGATGCGTTAACTGCGTCAGGGGCTAGATCACGCCCCCAAAGCCTCAACTCGAAGGCCTGATGGGGAACGTGGCATTCAAGACAGACACCTGAGATCCCGGAAGCAATATAGGCGGGGTCAGAGGACATATCGTGAGGACCGCCCGTCAACGGAAGAGAATACACCGAGGAAGGGCTGCCAAATAAAACCAGGGTTAACATAATAAGAAGAACACACGGGATCGAGATGCATCTGCACCCGACTTTTATGCCAGCCAAACCCGCCAGGACAGAAGCCGGACGAGGGCGAACTTGACCATCTCCAGCCAGCATGTATGGTTTCAGGCCAGGCACAATATCTGTTGCTCCCTTCACCCTAAACGTTCCATTGAAAGCTGTCTTTCGTAACAAATTGGACCTTGAACGCAGTTCCACATAAGTCCGGTGGATAATCCGAGTATGTTTATCACGACCCCTTGCTCCACAGCAACGAGGAAAATCCAAATTACCCTAATTAATCACGCTATCCAGAGCTGGATATTTCTCCAGTTTTCCTTCAAGGATGCTGGCCATAAGTTCCTGCTGCGAGACCCCTCTAAGCAGGTAGTCCGCTATAACGCTGTAGGCCATCTGCCGATCCAGGAATTTGATCTTGTTCTCAACCAGCTTCAGTGTGAAGACCCTGGCCTCCAGAAGAGCTTTGACCCTGTCGTCGATCACTCTGGTAAGCCTTTCGGGGCTGACCTTTTTCGCAATTCCTTCCCTGATCTTGTTGGTCAGATCATCAAGATCGATCCCGGCTTTGGACAGATCCGCTGCCAGCTTGAGATATTCCCAGGGGCAGCCGGAAGGATATCCCGCCTCCACGAGCCTGGCAATAGAACCCCTGACAGCGGCTACCTGATCATCGGGGATGTTCAGGGTACTGTAATAATCACTGCACTCACGAGCTGTCTGAGCACCGTAGGCCTCAGTGAGGATCTCATCCACCTGGCTCCAGCTGCCAAAAGCGCTTGTGGAAAAGAGGAGGAGGACACCGGCCACAAGGCTCATGGGCACAATGCCCCGGCGATAGCCAGAGTCATACCCAGAGCAATATAAAGACACCGGAGCGATCCTCTTTCTCCTGCCCAGGATCATGTGCAATCGTCCTGGCACTTTTCGCTAACGACAAGAACCGAGTTATAACCGCCGAATCCATCAGGAACCAGGGTTGAGGATTTGGGATTGGCCACCCACCTCTCACCGTCCACCAGCAGGTTGTAATGGTAAACCCCGGGATCCAGGGCCATGGAAAACTCCCAGATACCCCTGTCGCTGCTCTGGGCAAAGGTAATTTCACGCTGGCCCCATTCGTTGAAATCGCCAATAAGGGCCACCGAGGATGCTTCCGGTGAGAAAAAGATGATCTGCACCTGCTGGAATCTGACAGCCGCCTGCTGCGGGTCCACAAGCATATCTCGTGCGAGAAAACCGATCCCGACAGCGAGGACAAGAGAGGCTGCTGCCACCACGGGATGCAGAAATTTCCATGAAAGCAGGCCTGAACCCGGTCTGGAGGGCAGGTTAGCCATGATCTTCTGGGTCAAATGTGGAGGAGGCGTTACCTCCCACTCCGATGCACCGTCAAGCAGGATCTCCAGCGCCTGGAACTGGGCCACAACTTCCTGGCAAGAGGTACACCTGCTCAGGTGATCCTCAAAAAGCGCCCGCTCTGAATGAGATAGATCCCCTGAAAGATAAGGATCCACAAATTTCTCGATCTTTCTGCAGTTCATGATCCTCTTCTCCTCCCCACCTGCCTGTGCGAGGCTACTGAACAATAAAACTTTTTTATCCCTGAATCCTGCTAATTTATACGGATAACGGGAATTTTAGTTACAAACCTGGGGACCCCTCAAAACTATAAATTCCCATGTGATTTCCGGGCTGAAACTCTGGACTGCTTTAACACCCTGTTGCTCGTCACTCCTAACCCAGTCTGCCCTCGAATGCTTTGATCGCGGGACCCGGAATCCAATCGCCCGACCCGTCACTCCGGGCCGACCAATAGTCCCCTTCCTTCTTCTTCCTCCCCCTATTGAGGGGGGAGGATTGAGGTGGGGGTGAAAGAGAAGGACCCGGAGTCCAGTCGCATTTATAATTAAAGTG
This genomic window contains:
- a CDS encoding CxxxxCH/CxxCH domain-containing protein, giving the protein MICLAFAVVCLAFPVPSFAAHKLIESGCSDCHSVGGNVDSVVANTRLLKKDLRIVEIQGNPDDPWNPGEPVPCVYCHDSDSIRTNMVGIKNHFSSLSISRHPVNYLTSSTGSIEMDLKCLDCHTTATTTYVSGGGNALNPNIHGVDAGAWGWTQGTGALDVADTYPSIGATPLTPDNSGGNTFCVERCHDIAQTEGYPSGKVAHGTISSELSLEFGNSVAATVAGCLDEGSLTGCHSPHNASDNVDLLTIDKNPAGDPVSQDDCGICHVFDDPPANRAGSDYYSAGHGKFQATNSVTCTDCHNSATPHFNPDGSATGTRLNFVEDTNDSDISQPAKSVLSNCVSSNCHGEKAAHSTDTVNVGCLDCHDPHGYGVEANIAMVRRAAPVSAPVGSLYFETTGAYYDSTTYWQDGVYSNAVCDNEDCHSVIGGPGPISNLMNTTLGGPKHTGGTGITSGCETCHIHNDTGGSFRASDSCTTCHGQPPVANYGGGPAGYAFADTRSYSATTHFKAEDKTPHAIHAAPVPAGYDFDCAMCHLRETNSNYHNTNTINPETFRNVIFDSAGQPGNPNVLAEGPNKYSPSYSISASFPNVCLNLYCHGDGQGANRYNEAVVAEQAWDDNLSTTLDCEGCHGYIRSDNSGDTFFGAPDYANGGTAASTYTTGSALTVTKANSHLDTTKHGRYNCSVCHYDTIRDTDASDGYTIFNQVRHVDGSIDVLFDGTTASGSYSDSAKSCQVACHSNGAGSREAYSGTVGYSSAVWGGSVACGDCHDIGTSLISGSHAVHIDSVTYPNGPGITCSDCHTSDIDPQHADGKVDFADTAVKSTTTVCRDCHGGVTDAAIAKNSWTSAVYGNYNSGVTCESCHEADADGAAIIGGITAHDAATGFVDRGHGNVLGLPWSGNAPALDCVDCHDWNKPHVDGLPGSIGNLPRPLDSIDGTAVGSTSTSDVNTWCTACHDGSPGQAVITHNNMWVATGSYREGPFSLGCDNCHDAHSDPSNIYMIKGNVSNTATSPDQTHGVVFLDVTGTNSFDDISSVNDPAETSSPATSAGTTDVCATCHYDPGTDGAPTKNNFGGEASGQHGERRETDCRECHVHENGFVATCDQCHSYPPESGQHTLHLDKYGTNSCDNCHLNNSHKDIAGVIDTTTYASVGSVNISNAVDVNLTLSDFDGTSLWNYTKGAPNAGTCSNLYCHGELSVTGGSANVYSNNPNWGDSSTGTCGKCHSVTSSQGTGSHTKHVGGTGNNYVFTCTDCHPDVQDMVSGQDDPSPTHIDTYTDVAIAATFGGTAAYNATTRGGTRQVGDTPGTCLDVACHGVALDAAALGIDTTPDWGDPATGDCGTCHLAKDPLQGVIAQGSHLTHVGTASGQYGFDCGLCHSAVDDNDNDLAEVNDQTVHANLLNNVDFNSFNASAGTYAAGGAGQCANLYCHGNFTLPINPLGGNNATPTWGSPASAACGSCHDYPPSTNAHSAHLASVPTGPGADCGSCHPVDLDGEYLNDYNVSSHVDTKVISIQSGLAWNGSTLTCSTPGELGCHNGKQTPAWNTSANCTDCHTAGGPNAGDPDSGLHTSSYANTVEAHDDSFGAGAYSCANCHNEPPTSGHYNGALNTPDTVLYSFTSVGVAVSLNALADTTDDTCAAVCHADNNRWYRMWNRSADSLATSLTSPRCDVCHGQLNSWRDGITVDHDRANINNGAHNDCRYCHVYAYADTTYQWGTHHESGDLQYNANVDLAYDTTAGSCSQPCHDNTRVMGVSSAFAESPLLGPGVNCSYCHGDESADRLWPDNNSGNNTNWVSYADDQIGAHDNHILTIGQYLGFGTTLTGFVPSEQITICAYCHPSPGTVGHSDDTGSDQRVDLNFAGDFLRHDVAAATATSDLASGAYSYTDMTCSNLACHNQTVTPADWITPPAADCATCHPVSSYTNRHDTHVTGRGYGCTECHPDNGTEYGHGDGEVNLQWNNSPSFENSFGSGAVTYSQAAPLPYKDAIWGTCASAACHDNKTSPPWDAAVTDQCAVCHSDVTAAGDNTGLTHVSHTSAAGTFGRTVGCADCHQGPPVWNTTEPSPGHINGTFAVLGSVTFTYSGVYDSTFGSCGTNECHNLGDGVSAPYSAGGSYTWGTAYADCTLCHNYPNTVAETGNQGARHSVHVANGTYVSGSCGDCHTSETAATHIDVVVNTSASISTFADPGCTNNCHLVNVASSGDWADTTDLACTDCHDTAGTKTLDRGWPPTSGQHVVHKNNTAYVDSGVNDCVDCHNDNWSGHSTLNNAITSPDLGAEISTWPADGSCGNTCHLANLPGLWTTLTADALNCTDCHVATKSLGVGHMYTSGLHAVTPRLSQATHDDSLTACDTCHEDIVAALSHINGTWQADTAVNTESRGLFDDYGDGSPGSCMNTGGVNEAGAAGCHDGAGEQGSWARRWTTTVTASDGTECANCHGTFADSFTFPTPSHNVAAMTDTTNHGNCSICHVYDDSAYTLPIGWGGGNQHGDDQLTMNSEPSVDYNQTTWSCDGGVCHGSVSPYALSDSAWAITLVAGPSASCTDCHGSAVNGNYWPDGSTADPANDEPGEHQVHFTRIAARQGYSTTTTSDTEQRVVCAYCHEDPSGADFNSGARLHNNGTANVDGYIHPIWQSYAADFATSDINAVFNSTDGSCATVDCHNNRSTSPSYDWNDTVSSACVMCHTDVTVDAPHSAHVGATTLFGVLIGCDTCHVDGVVWGTTAPASDHIYGSWTTEFDHAGNWGGVSYTGDWATGAAGSCGTNPCHNAGNNAAPVASAYTWGTGYTNCATCHESNMATLSHDGHLNAAGSFGRSAACGDCHGSETAGTHIDTQVTMASIAASYNGGVAVGDTNYGSCLTNDCHNDGKDGPPIASYIWGDVIPNCTECHSATASHNSESHDEHLGASTVFGIDTVDCGSCHTPASDGTHLNRSVNMAGEAASYTGGVAVGDTVFGTCQTNACHNDGKGQQAEVYPYIWGSVLSNCSTCHLSEPITGSHTPHVTTSTGSFDCYACHASETVNSHIGGGVTLTGEASGYTAGTVVGDGSDAGTCGINQCHNNGKDQVAATAYSWGVSIGGVNSCTECHDATASHNSESHDEHLGADTLFGITIDCVDCHTGSTSAGHMDASVTMSGIGLGYQGGVAVGDTSFGGCQTNGCHEDGKGGAPAEASYAWGDSLDDCVTCHLYPNDFGKTGSEGARHTVHVSNTAYVSGCASCHSGASAATHINDTATMASQVSVYDSGTGGCANSCHDVVAVSAGDWADTADLNCVDCHVGSKSLGVGHMYTSGLHAVTPRLSQATH
- a CDS encoding zf-HC2 domain-containing protein, producing the protein MNCRKIEKFVDPYLSGDLSHSERALFEDHLSRCTSCQEVVAQFQALEILLDGASEWEVTPPPHLTQKIMANLPSRPGSGLLSWKFLHPVVAAASLVLAVGIGFLARDMLVDPQQAAVRFQQVQIIFFSPEASSVALIGDFNEWGQREITFAQSSDRGIWEFSMALDPGVYHYNLLVDGERWVANPKSSTLVPDGFGGYNSVLVVSEKCQDDCT